One segment of Micromonospora parathelypteridis DNA contains the following:
- the sthA gene encoding Si-specific NAD(P)(+) transhydrogenase, which translates to MYDYDLLVLGSGPSGQKAAIAAAKLGRRVGIVDRRDMIGGVCINTGTVPSKTLREAVLYLTGLSQRDLYGSSYRVKDEITVSDLAARTQHVITRQTDVIRNQLARNRVAMITGTGRFADAHSVWVDSGSGRESRVTFDKMIIAAGTRPARPDSVDFDDRTIVDSDGVINLQAVPRSMVVVGAGVIGMEYASMFAALGTKVTVVERRDRMLEFCDDEVIESLKYHLRDLSVAFRFGEEVAAVEKHQTAALCILKSGKKIVADTVMYSAGRQGQTDDLALEAAGLEADRRGRIKVDANYRTTVDNIYAVGDVIGFPALASTSMEQGRLAAQHACGEPIREMHGLQPIGIYTIPEISFVGQTEAQLTDNSTPFEVGIARYRELARGQIVGDSYGMLKLLVSPEDGRLLGVHVFGTAATEIVHIGQAVIGCGGTIDYLVDAVFNYPTLAEAYKVAALDASNKIRNITRIDG; encoded by the coding sequence GTGTATGACTACGACCTGTTGGTGCTGGGCTCCGGACCCAGCGGTCAGAAGGCCGCGATCGCTGCCGCCAAGCTCGGCAGGCGAGTCGGCATCGTGGACCGCCGCGACATGATCGGTGGGGTGTGTATCAACACCGGCACCGTCCCCTCCAAGACGCTGCGCGAGGCCGTTCTCTATCTGACCGGGCTCAGCCAGCGTGACCTCTACGGCAGCAGCTACCGGGTCAAGGATGAGATCACGGTCAGCGACCTGGCGGCCCGGACCCAACACGTGATCACCCGACAGACCGACGTCATCCGCAATCAACTGGCCCGCAACCGGGTCGCGATGATCACCGGTACCGGGCGCTTCGCGGACGCGCACTCGGTCTGGGTCGACAGCGGCTCGGGTCGCGAGTCGAGGGTGACCTTCGACAAGATGATCATTGCTGCGGGCACTCGCCCGGCCCGCCCGGACAGCGTCGACTTCGACGACCGGACGATCGTGGACTCCGACGGCGTCATCAACCTCCAGGCCGTACCCCGCAGCATGGTCGTGGTCGGCGCCGGCGTGATCGGCATGGAGTACGCGTCGATGTTCGCGGCGCTCGGCACCAAGGTGACAGTGGTGGAGCGCCGTGACCGGATGCTCGAGTTCTGCGACGACGAGGTCATCGAGTCGCTCAAGTACCACCTGCGCGACCTGTCCGTGGCGTTCCGCTTCGGCGAGGAGGTCGCCGCCGTGGAGAAGCACCAGACGGCCGCGCTGTGCATCCTCAAGAGCGGCAAGAAGATCGTGGCGGACACGGTGATGTACTCGGCCGGCCGGCAGGGCCAGACCGACGACCTGGCGCTGGAGGCCGCCGGGTTGGAGGCGGACCGACGTGGCCGGATCAAGGTGGACGCCAACTACCGCACGACGGTTGACAACATCTACGCGGTCGGCGACGTGATCGGCTTCCCCGCGCTCGCGTCCACCTCGATGGAGCAGGGCCGGCTGGCCGCCCAGCACGCCTGCGGCGAACCGATCCGGGAGATGCACGGCCTGCAGCCCATCGGCATCTACACCATCCCGGAGATCAGCTTCGTCGGGCAGACCGAGGCGCAGCTCACCGACAACTCGACACCGTTCGAAGTCGGCATCGCGCGTTATCGGGAGCTGGCCCGCGGCCAGATCGTCGGTGACTCGTACGGGATGTTGAAGTTGCTCGTCTCCCCCGAGGACGGCCGACTGCTCGGAGTGCACGTCTTCGGCACCGCCGCCACCGAGATCGTCCACATCGGGCAGGCGGTGATCGGCTGCGGCGGCACGATCGACTACCTGGTCGACGCGGTGTTCAACTACCCGACGCTGGCCGAGGCGTACAAGGTGGCCGCCCTGGACGCGTCCAACAAGATCCGCAACATCACCCGCATCGACGGCTAG
- a CDS encoding beta-galactosidase — translation MSLPVTAKVPFGGDYNPEQWPEDVWKQDYRLFDTARIDLVTIGVFDWALNQPAEDVYDFSLLDRIVERAGAEGRGICLATGTGAHPAWLAKAYPEVTRTDFEGRKHRFGQRHNSCPSSPVFRRLSTELARRVARRYADSPAVVAWHVGNEYGGACYCALCANGFRDWLRNRYGTLDELNEAWYTTFWSHTFTDWDEIEPPSALTEHWRGPDHTAFQGITLDYLRFSSDAMLTNFRDEKAAIRESSPVLPVTTNFMGMYRPIDYHRWASHLDFVSWDNYPPDDESAARMALTHDLMRGLKDGQPFWLMEQTPSFTACRDVNPLKRPGLMRLWSWQAVAHGADAVLFFQLRAARGASEKYHGAVIGHAGRSDTRVFREVAELGVELDRLGPASLGARTPARVALLFDWDSWWALEISDGPSRLVRYQQVVLAYHRALWDAGVDLDVVAVTQDLSRYDVVVAPALHMLKGDLPQRLEAVAERGGSVLTTYLSGRVDENDQAFLMDVPGPLGQLMGVRVDEWDARGPEVVNPVRLGDGADQVDVEARLLFEVVIPQGAEVVGTYQADFYAGTPAVTRNSFGAGDGWYVAAGLDQAGVSWVVRQVLARHDVLGPYPDVPDLESAVRVAPDGSRLLFLLNHRAEPIEVAAPTSGVDLLTGDRTATGAALRLPAYGVVVLRADA, via the coding sequence ATGAGCCTGCCCGTCACTGCCAAGGTGCCCTTCGGGGGCGACTACAACCCGGAACAGTGGCCCGAGGACGTGTGGAAACAGGACTACCGTCTCTTCGACACCGCCCGGATCGACCTGGTCACCATCGGCGTCTTCGACTGGGCGCTCAATCAGCCCGCCGAGGACGTGTACGACTTCTCGTTGCTGGACCGGATCGTCGAGCGCGCCGGCGCCGAGGGGCGCGGGATCTGCCTGGCGACCGGCACCGGCGCTCACCCAGCGTGGTTGGCGAAGGCGTACCCGGAGGTGACCCGGACCGACTTCGAGGGCCGCAAGCACCGGTTCGGTCAGCGGCACAACTCCTGTCCCAGTTCCCCGGTCTTTCGCCGGCTCTCCACCGAGTTGGCCCGCCGGGTCGCCCGCCGCTACGCCGACAGCCCGGCGGTCGTCGCGTGGCACGTCGGCAACGAGTACGGCGGCGCCTGCTACTGCGCGCTCTGCGCGAACGGCTTCCGTGACTGGCTGCGCAACCGCTACGGCACCCTCGACGAGCTGAACGAGGCCTGGTACACCACCTTCTGGTCGCACACCTTCACCGACTGGGACGAGATCGAGCCGCCGTCGGCGCTGACCGAGCACTGGCGCGGCCCCGACCACACCGCCTTCCAGGGCATCACCCTGGACTACCTGCGGTTCTCCTCCGACGCGATGCTGACCAACTTCCGCGACGAGAAGGCCGCCATCCGGGAGTCCAGCCCGGTCCTACCGGTGACGACCAACTTCATGGGCATGTACCGGCCGATCGACTATCACCGCTGGGCCAGCCACCTGGACTTCGTCTCCTGGGACAACTACCCGCCGGACGACGAGTCGGCCGCCCGGATGGCGCTGACCCACGACCTGATGCGCGGGCTCAAGGACGGCCAGCCGTTCTGGTTGATGGAACAGACCCCGAGCTTCACCGCCTGCCGGGACGTCAACCCGCTGAAGAGGCCCGGCCTCATGCGGCTGTGGAGTTGGCAGGCGGTGGCACACGGCGCCGACGCGGTGCTGTTCTTCCAACTGCGTGCCGCCCGGGGCGCCAGCGAGAAATACCACGGCGCGGTCATCGGCCACGCCGGGCGCTCCGACACCCGGGTGTTCCGGGAGGTCGCCGAGCTGGGCGTCGAACTGGACCGCCTCGGCCCGGCGTCGCTGGGCGCGCGGACCCCGGCCCGGGTGGCCCTGCTGTTCGACTGGGACAGTTGGTGGGCGTTGGAGATCTCCGACGGCCCGTCCCGGCTGGTCCGCTATCAGCAGGTCGTGCTCGCGTACCACCGGGCGCTCTGGGACGCCGGCGTGGACCTGGACGTCGTCGCGGTGACCCAGGACCTGTCCCGCTACGACGTGGTCGTCGCGCCGGCCCTGCACATGCTCAAGGGTGACCTGCCGCAACGCCTGGAGGCGGTCGCCGAGCGCGGCGGTTCGGTGCTGACCACGTACCTGTCCGGTCGGGTGGACGAGAACGACCAGGCCTTCCTGATGGACGTGCCCGGCCCTCTCGGTCAACTGATGGGGGTCCGGGTCGACGAGTGGGACGCGCGCGGTCCGGAGGTGGTCAACCCGGTCCGCCTCGGCGACGGCGCCGACCAGGTCGACGTCGAGGCGCGGCTGCTGTTCGAGGTGGTGATCCCGCAGGGCGCGGAGGTGGTCGGCACCTACCAGGCCGACTTCTACGCGGGCACCCCGGCGGTGACCCGCAACTCCTTCGGTGCCGGCGACGGCTGGTACGTGGCCGCGGGTCTGGACCAGGCCGGGGTCTCCTGGGTGGTTCGGCAGGTGCTGGCCCGCCACGACGTGCTCGGGCCCTACCCGGACGTCCCGGACCTGGAATCCGCCGTCCGGGTCGCGCCGGACGGATCGCGGCTGCTGTTCCTGCTCAACCACCGCGCCGAGCCGATCGAGGTGGCCGCCCCGACCAGTGGCGTCGACCTGCTCACCGGCGACCGGACAGCGACCGGCGCTGCCCTGCGGCTGCCGGCGTACGGCGTCGTCGTGTTGCGGGCGGACGCGTGA
- a CDS encoding response regulator codes for MIRVLIADDQAMVRTGFGMIIGAQSDMEVVGEAADGVVAVELARRLRPDVVLLDIRMPRLDGLEALRLLAGPGVADPIRVVVVTTFDLDEYVHTALSNGACGFLLKDSGPALLVEAVRAAVSGDALISPSITVRLLEHLSSPAPVRGDTGLSPRELDVVKLVARGLTNAEIAAQLFIAVGTVKTHLASVQMKLKARNRVEIAAWAWERRLIG; via the coding sequence ATGATCCGGGTGTTGATCGCCGACGACCAGGCGATGGTCCGCACCGGCTTCGGCATGATCATCGGTGCGCAGTCGGACATGGAGGTCGTCGGCGAGGCCGCCGACGGGGTGGTCGCCGTCGAGTTGGCCCGGCGACTACGCCCGGACGTGGTGCTGCTGGACATCCGGATGCCGCGCCTCGACGGCCTCGAAGCACTGCGGCTGCTCGCCGGGCCGGGCGTCGCCGACCCGATCCGGGTGGTCGTGGTGACGACCTTCGACCTCGACGAGTACGTGCACACCGCGCTCTCCAACGGCGCCTGCGGCTTCCTGCTCAAGGACTCCGGGCCAGCCCTGCTGGTGGAGGCGGTCCGCGCGGCCGTGTCCGGTGACGCGCTGATCAGCCCATCCATCACGGTACGGCTGTTGGAGCACCTCAGTTCCCCCGCCCCGGTGCGCGGCGACACCGGGCTGTCACCACGGGAACTCGACGTCGTGAAGCTCGTCGCCCGGGGCCTGACCAACGCCGAGATCGCCGCCCAGCTCTTCATCGCCGTCGGCACGGTCAAGACCCACCTGGCGAGCGTGCAGATGAAGCTCAAGGCCCGCAACCGGGTCGAGATCGCCGCGTGGGCCTGGGAACGCCGCCTCATCGGCTAA
- a CDS encoding extracellular catalytic domain type 1 short-chain-length polyhydroxyalkanoate depolymerase, producing MTLKTRMLGAVMAALTLAAAALTFATPASAATLTQVTGFGTNPTNLQMHLYVPDRVAARPAVLLAMHYCTGTGPAFHSGTQYASLADRYGFIVIYPSATRSSKCWDVYSPQALRRGGGSDPVGLMSMVDYVRQRYAVDPARIFATGTSSGAMMTNVMLGDYPDVFAAGASFAGVPFSCFSTGGSSEWNSECANGQLIKTPQQWGDLVRGAYPGYSGQRPRMQIWHGTNDETLRYPNFGEQVKQWTNVHGLSQTPTYTDSPQSGYTRTRYGSSGPMAPVEAISMQGVSHNLPVDAAQVIRFFGLDGTTPPPTTPPPTTPPPTTPPPTTPPPTTPPPTTPPPTTPPPTTPPPTTPPPSAGACRVGYTVNAWNNGLTASVTITNTGTAAVNGWALAFTLPTGQRITNGWNAQYAPASGAVTARNVSYNATIAPNTSVGIGFQATHEGGTGKPSSFALNGAACSVA from the coding sequence ATGACACTCAAGACAAGGATGCTCGGCGCCGTCATGGCGGCCCTGACGCTGGCCGCCGCCGCGCTGACGTTCGCCACACCGGCGTCGGCGGCGACGCTGACCCAGGTGACCGGCTTCGGCACCAACCCCACCAACCTCCAGATGCACCTCTACGTCCCGGACCGGGTGGCCGCACGGCCGGCGGTCCTGCTCGCGATGCACTACTGCACCGGAACGGGCCCGGCGTTCCACTCCGGCACCCAGTACGCGTCCCTCGCGGACCGGTACGGCTTCATCGTGATCTACCCGTCGGCCACTCGCAGCAGCAAGTGCTGGGACGTGTACTCGCCGCAGGCGTTACGCCGTGGCGGGGGCAGCGATCCGGTCGGGCTCATGTCGATGGTCGACTACGTGCGGCAGCGCTACGCCGTCGACCCGGCGCGGATCTTCGCCACCGGCACGTCGTCCGGGGCGATGATGACCAACGTCATGCTGGGTGACTACCCGGACGTGTTCGCGGCGGGCGCCTCCTTCGCCGGCGTGCCGTTCAGCTGCTTCTCCACCGGGGGCAGCTCCGAGTGGAACAGCGAGTGCGCGAACGGGCAGCTCATCAAGACCCCGCAGCAGTGGGGCGACCTGGTCCGCGGGGCGTACCCCGGCTACAGCGGCCAGCGACCACGGATGCAGATCTGGCACGGCACCAACGACGAGACACTGCGCTACCCGAACTTCGGCGAGCAGGTCAAGCAGTGGACCAACGTGCACGGGCTGAGCCAGACCCCGACGTACACCGACTCCCCGCAGTCCGGCTACACCCGCACGAGGTACGGCAGCAGCGGCCCGATGGCTCCGGTCGAGGCGATCAGCATGCAGGGTGTCTCGCACAACCTGCCGGTCGACGCGGCGCAGGTCATCCGCTTCTTCGGGCTGGACGGCACCACGCCGCCGCCCACCACACCACCGCCGACCACTCCACCGCCCACGACTCCACCGCCCACGACTCCACCGCCCACGACTCCACCGCCCACCACGCCACCGCCCACCACGCCGCCTCCGACGACGCCACCGCCGACCACGCCGCCACCCAGCGCGGGCGCCTGCCGGGTCGGCTACACGGTCAACGCCTGGAACAACGGGCTCACCGCGAGCGTGACCATCACCAACACCGGTACCGCCGCCGTGAACGGGTGGGCGCTGGCGTTCACGCTGCCCACCGGACAGCGCATCACCAACGGCTGGAACGCCCAGTACGCCCCGGCCAGCGGCGCGGTGACCGCCCGCAACGTCTCCTACAACGCCACCATCGCCCCGAACACGTCGGTCGGCATCGGCTTCCAGGCCACCCATGAGGGCGGCACCGGCAAACCCTCGTCGTTCGCCCTGAACGGTGCCGCCTGCTCGGTGGCCTGA
- a CDS encoding alpha-glucuronidase, protein MNTEGSADLEQLVFVEEQERSDEPRVHAAWLPPEAFRALGARRILVHGHGLLVDTVLAEVSRACARYGGRVWHSPSWDVDVDLVLALRGAGELPNPAVEAARAVGEAALVEIGDGETLGDEGFLLARAGEVTVVVADAPAGLLYGLFHVVRLCAAAYDPARPPERHRPALHRRMLNHWDNVAVHPVMGQVERGYAGGSIFWCAGRPRGDLARIRDYGRLLAASGVNAISVNNVNVARTEALLLTDRLGDVAEIADVLRPYGIRVHLSVTFAAPVVLGGLATADPMDEAVRAWWATTTRNVYERIPDFGGYVVKADSEGQPGPFTYGRDHADGANVLAEALAPHGGVVHWRAFVYNHHQDWRDRSTDRARAAYDHFAPLDGRFHTNVVVQVKFGPVDFQTREPVSPVLAAMPATRLAMELQVTQEYTGQQRHVCHLGPWWSELLRFGPWGPGGRTIADVATGEAGGGLVAVANTGDDLFWTGHPLAQANLYTFGRLAWDPRLDPTAVLDEWIALTFPPSATADPELVGRTLHEIMDDSWRTYERYTAPLGVGFMVNPGDHYGPGIDGYEYTRWGTYHFADRDGVGVDRSRASGTGFAAQYPPYWAQVYESPESCPDELLLFFHHVPYEHVLHSGSTVIQHIYDTHFAGVEEVAVMRRRWQTLNGMIDAAVYERVAERLDEQVRSATEWRDQVNTYFFRKSGVPDERGRRIY, encoded by the coding sequence GTGAACACCGAAGGGTCGGCGGACCTGGAGCAGTTGGTGTTCGTCGAGGAGCAGGAGAGGTCCGACGAGCCGCGCGTACACGCGGCCTGGTTGCCCCCGGAGGCGTTTCGGGCGCTGGGCGCGCGCCGCATCCTCGTCCACGGTCACGGGTTGCTCGTCGACACCGTCCTCGCCGAGGTTTCGCGTGCCTGCGCGCGCTACGGCGGACGGGTGTGGCATTCCCCCTCCTGGGACGTCGACGTCGACCTGGTGCTCGCCCTGCGTGGTGCCGGCGAGCTGCCCAACCCGGCGGTGGAGGCGGCGCGCGCCGTGGGGGAGGCGGCGCTGGTCGAGATCGGCGACGGCGAGACGCTCGGCGACGAGGGGTTCCTGCTGGCGCGGGCCGGCGAGGTGACCGTGGTGGTGGCCGACGCACCCGCCGGCCTGCTGTACGGGCTGTTCCACGTGGTTCGGCTCTGTGCCGCGGCCTACGACCCGGCCCGCCCGCCGGAGCGGCACCGGCCGGCGCTGCACCGGCGGATGCTGAACCACTGGGACAACGTGGCCGTGCACCCGGTGATGGGGCAGGTGGAACGGGGGTACGCGGGCGGCTCGATCTTCTGGTGTGCTGGCCGACCGCGCGGCGACCTTGCCCGGATCCGGGATTATGGGCGACTGTTGGCCGCGAGCGGTGTCAACGCGATCTCGGTGAACAACGTCAACGTCGCCCGGACGGAGGCGCTGCTGCTCACCGACCGGCTCGGTGACGTCGCCGAGATCGCGGACGTGCTGCGCCCGTACGGCATCCGGGTGCACCTGTCGGTCACCTTCGCCGCGCCGGTGGTCCTCGGCGGCCTGGCGACCGCCGATCCGATGGACGAGGCGGTGCGGGCCTGGTGGGCCACCACCACCCGAAACGTGTACGAGCGCATCCCGGACTTCGGCGGCTACGTGGTGAAGGCCGACTCGGAGGGGCAACCCGGCCCGTTCACGTATGGGCGTGACCACGCCGACGGGGCGAACGTGCTGGCGGAGGCCCTCGCCCCGCACGGGGGAGTGGTGCACTGGCGGGCGTTCGTCTACAACCACCACCAGGACTGGCGGGACCGGTCCACCGATCGGGCGCGCGCCGCGTACGACCACTTCGCCCCGCTCGACGGGCGGTTCCACACCAACGTGGTCGTGCAGGTGAAGTTCGGTCCGGTGGACTTCCAGACGCGTGAGCCGGTCTCCCCGGTGCTCGCCGCCATGCCGGCGACCCGGCTGGCGATGGAGTTGCAGGTCACCCAGGAGTACACGGGCCAGCAGCGGCACGTCTGTCACCTCGGCCCGTGGTGGAGTGAGCTGCTGCGCTTCGGCCCCTGGGGTCCGGGTGGACGGACGATCGCCGATGTGGCCACGGGGGAGGCGGGTGGCGGACTTGTCGCCGTCGCCAACACCGGTGACGATCTCTTCTGGACCGGGCACCCGTTGGCGCAGGCCAACCTGTACACGTTCGGCCGGCTCGCCTGGGACCCCCGGCTGGACCCGACGGCGGTCCTCGACGAATGGATCGCGCTGACCTTCCCACCGTCGGCGACCGCCGACCCGGAGCTGGTCGGACGGACGCTGCACGAGATCATGGACGACTCGTGGCGCACCTACGAGCGGTACACCGCCCCGCTGGGCGTCGGCTTCATGGTTAATCCCGGCGACCACTACGGCCCCGGCATCGACGGGTACGAGTACACCCGGTGGGGCACCTACCACTTCGCCGACCGGGACGGTGTGGGGGTGGACCGCAGCCGCGCGTCGGGCACCGGTTTCGCCGCCCAGTACCCGCCGTACTGGGCCCAGGTGTACGAGTCGCCCGAGAGTTGCCCCGACGAGTTGCTGCTCTTCTTCCACCACGTCCCGTACGAGCACGTCCTGCACAGCGGCTCGACCGTCATCCAGCACATCTACGACACCCACTTCGCGGGTGTCGAGGAGGTGGCGGTGATGCGACGGCGCTGGCAGACCCTGAACGGGATGATCGACGCGGCCGTGTACGAGCGGGTGGCCGAACGTCTCGACGAGCAGGTGCGGTCCGCCACCGAGTGGCGCGACCAGGTCAACACGTACTTTTTCCGGAAGTCCGGGGTGCCGGACGAGCGTGGGCGGCGCATCTACTGA
- a CDS encoding MerR family transcriptional regulator, with protein MTIGEVADHFGLPAHVLRHWESVGLLCPARVTGGRRRYTHDDLFRVASILRAKQAGLPLPDIRAFLVAGDPAARKDVLRRNHGALQARMAALRSALDLLEAGLNCSHEDISTCPNYRTHLAELVEVGGRG; from the coding sequence ATGACGATCGGCGAAGTGGCCGACCACTTCGGCCTACCAGCGCACGTACTGCGGCACTGGGAATCGGTGGGCCTGCTCTGCCCCGCCCGGGTCACCGGCGGTCGTCGCCGCTACACCCACGACGACCTGTTCCGGGTGGCCTCGATCCTGCGCGCGAAGCAGGCCGGCCTGCCGCTGCCGGACATTCGAGCGTTCCTCGTCGCAGGCGACCCGGCCGCCCGCAAGGACGTGCTGCGCCGCAATCACGGCGCGCTGCAGGCCAGGATGGCGGCGCTGCGGTCGGCGCTAGATCTGCTTGAGGCCGGGCTGAACTGCTCACACGAGGACATCTCGACCTGCCCGAACTACCGCACCCACCTGGCGGAGCTGGTGGAGGTCGGGGGTAGGGGGTAG
- a CDS encoding endo-1,4-beta-xylanase gives MTRTKWRAASRAALALAGAGALAAGMALFATAPASAGTTLGASAAEKGRYFGTAVAAYKLSDSAYTTILNREFNSVTPENEMKIDATEPQQNQFSYGAADQIVNHARSRGMSVRGHTLAWHSQQPGWMQNMSGSALRQAMLNHVTQVATHFRGQVVAWDVVNEAFADGSSGGRRDSNLQRTGNDWIEAAFRAADAADPTAKLCYNDYNTDNWTHAKTQGVYNMVRDFKARGVPIDCVGFQSHFNNDSPYVSNYRTTLSSFAALGVDVQITELDIQGASAATYRSVVEDCLAVARCNGITVWGIRDSDSWRASQTPLLFDNSGAKKPAYDAVLAALNNGTAPPTTTPPPTTPPPTTPPPTTPPPTTPPPTTPPPGQGGCTATVTVNQWTGGFVANVRVTAGSSALNGWTVTIGLPSGATVTNAWSANRSGNTGTTNWTNVAYNGRVGAGQSTEFGFQANGTAGSLSPTCAAG, from the coding sequence ATGACAAGGACGAAGTGGAGGGCGGCATCGAGAGCCGCGCTCGCGCTGGCCGGCGCGGGTGCTCTCGCCGCCGGCATGGCGCTGTTCGCGACGGCACCCGCCTCCGCCGGCACCACGCTCGGCGCGTCCGCCGCCGAGAAGGGTCGGTACTTCGGTACGGCGGTGGCGGCGTACAAGCTCTCCGACAGCGCGTACACGACGATTTTGAACCGTGAGTTCAACTCGGTGACGCCCGAGAACGAGATGAAGATCGACGCCACCGAACCGCAGCAGAATCAGTTCAGCTATGGCGCGGCGGACCAGATCGTCAACCACGCACGGAGCCGTGGGATGAGCGTGCGGGGCCACACCTTGGCCTGGCACTCGCAGCAGCCCGGCTGGATGCAGAACATGAGCGGCAGCGCGTTGCGGCAGGCGATGCTCAACCACGTGACGCAGGTGGCGACCCACTTCCGGGGTCAGGTGGTGGCGTGGGACGTGGTGAACGAGGCGTTCGCCGATGGCAGCTCCGGCGGCCGTCGTGACTCGAACCTGCAGCGGACGGGTAATGACTGGATCGAGGCGGCGTTCCGGGCCGCGGATGCCGCGGATCCGACTGCGAAGCTCTGCTACAACGACTACAACACCGACAACTGGACCCACGCCAAGACGCAGGGCGTCTACAACATGGTGCGCGATTTCAAGGCTCGTGGCGTGCCGATCGACTGTGTGGGTTTCCAGTCGCACTTCAACAACGACTCGCCGTACGTGAGTAACTACCGCACCACGTTGTCGAGTTTCGCGGCGCTGGGTGTGGATGTGCAGATCACCGAGCTGGACATCCAGGGCGCGTCGGCGGCCACCTACCGCAGCGTCGTGGAGGACTGCCTCGCGGTGGCTCGCTGCAACGGCATCACGGTGTGGGGTATCCGCGACAGTGACTCGTGGCGGGCCTCGCAGACCCCGCTGCTGTTCGACAACAGTGGGGCGAAGAAGCCGGCCTACGACGCGGTCCTCGCCGCGCTCAACAACGGCACCGCACCTCCGACGACCACCCCTCCGCCCACGACCCCTCCGCCCACCACTCCGCCGCCGACCACTCCTCCGCCCACGACTCCTCCACCCACGACCCCGCCTCCGGGGCAGGGTGGCTGCACCGCGACGGTGACGGTGAACCAGTGGACGGGCGGCTTCGTGGCGAACGTACGGGTCACGGCCGGATCGTCGGCTCTCAACGGCTGGACGGTGACGATCGGGTTGCCGTCAGGCGCGACGGTCACCAACGCCTGGAGCGCCAACCGCAGCGGTAACACCGGCACGACGAACTGGACGAACGTGGCCTACAACGGCCGGGTCGGCGCCGGGCAGTCCACCGAGTTCGGCTTCCAGGCCAACGGCACCGCCGGCAGCCTCAGCCCAACCTGCGCGGCAGGCTAA
- a CDS encoding methyltransferase domain-containing protein — protein MSSLLAFLDAIESEPAAVELRARSYELLGDLTGRTVVDAGCGSGRAVAELAERGAHAVGVDLDPEMIAVARERWPAGEFHVGDAAELPLETGSATYYRADKVLHALDDPARAVAEARRVLAPGGRAVLLGQDWDMIAIDSDEPEATRRLVHAKADSLPSPRIARRYRNLLLDAGFTDPIVEVHTAVLIGDTALDLLKRITDDETWLAEQADRARANRILVVVPMFLVAAQTQPPPPTPTPTSPK, from the coding sequence ATGTCCAGTCTTCTAGCTTTCCTCGATGCCATCGAGAGCGAGCCTGCGGCCGTCGAACTGCGCGCCCGCTCCTACGAGTTGCTCGGCGACCTCACTGGCCGAACCGTCGTCGACGCCGGCTGTGGCAGTGGCCGCGCCGTCGCCGAGCTGGCCGAGCGCGGAGCCCACGCCGTCGGCGTCGACCTCGATCCCGAGATGATCGCCGTGGCCCGGGAGCGCTGGCCTGCCGGCGAGTTCCATGTCGGCGACGCCGCCGAACTGCCGCTCGAAACCGGATCGGCCACCTACTACCGGGCGGACAAGGTGTTGCACGCGCTCGACGACCCGGCGCGTGCCGTGGCCGAGGCCCGGCGGGTGCTCGCACCGGGCGGTCGGGCCGTGCTGCTCGGTCAGGACTGGGACATGATCGCCATTGACTCGGACGAGCCGGAAGCCACCCGTCGGCTGGTCCACGCGAAAGCGGACTCGCTCCCGTCGCCGCGCATCGCACGTAGGTATCGCAACCTGCTGCTCGACGCCGGGTTCACCGACCCGATCGTCGAGGTGCACACCGCTGTGCTCATCGGCGACACCGCGCTCGACCTGTTGAAACGGATCACCGACGACGAGACCTGGCTCGCCGAGCAGGCCGACCGCGCTCGCGCGAACCGGATCCTCGTCGTCGTACCAATGTTCCTGGTCGCCGCCCAGACCCAACCCCCACCCCCCACCCCCACCCCCACGAGCCCCAAGTGA
- a CDS encoding DUF624 domain-containing protein, which translates to MSGAAHAWRQFGDGPLSRITSRVYILLVVELLLLLTTLPGLLPLLLLGRDPSNLPLVALFLVPVGPAMSAALYALRHQRPDLTELRPAALFWRGYRANLSGVLRVWVPTLLWLTVLAMNLAYLGAVGLSDWWTVPLVLLGVGVTLCAANALVIISLFDFRTRDVLRLATHFLVRTPGVTVGNALLLAAAAGITAVFSEAVLAMLASVAVLAFLRIGDPMIHLIEKEFTG; encoded by the coding sequence ATGAGCGGCGCCGCCCATGCCTGGCGACAGTTCGGTGACGGGCCACTGTCGCGGATCACCTCCCGCGTCTACATCCTGCTCGTGGTCGAGTTGCTGCTCCTGCTCACCACCCTGCCCGGCCTGCTCCCGTTGCTGCTGCTGGGCCGCGACCCCAGCAATCTGCCGTTGGTGGCGCTCTTCCTGGTGCCGGTCGGCCCCGCGATGTCGGCGGCCCTGTACGCCCTGCGCCACCAGCGTCCCGACCTGACCGAACTGCGGCCCGCCGCCCTGTTCTGGCGCGGGTACCGGGCCAACCTGTCCGGCGTGTTGCGCGTCTGGGTGCCGACACTGCTGTGGCTGACCGTGCTCGCCATGAACCTCGCCTACCTGGGTGCGGTCGGCCTCTCGGACTGGTGGACGGTGCCGCTGGTCCTGCTCGGAGTGGGGGTGACGCTCTGCGCGGCCAACGCTCTGGTGATCATCTCGCTGTTCGACTTCCGCACCCGGGACGTGCTTCGGCTCGCCACGCACTTCCTCGTGCGTACCCCCGGTGTCACCGTCGGCAACGCCCTGCTGCTGGCCGCGGCGGCCGGGATCACCGCGGTCTTCTCCGAGGCGGTGCTGGCGATGCTCGCTTCGGTCGCGGTCCTGGCGTTCCTGCGTATCGGTGACCCGATGATCCACCTGATCGAGAAGGAGTTCACCGGATGA